One window of the Triticum dicoccoides isolate Atlit2015 ecotype Zavitan chromosome 3B, WEW_v2.0, whole genome shotgun sequence genome contains the following:
- the LOC119279598 gene encoding uncharacterized protein LOC119279598, which produces MRAMPPLNWPFKGHSMSSPVEPVAFHLLELDLPADDSDDQRQGPLWHRWNRKLQFHLTQEILADLLHLDDKGASSATRLHGPALLSKVWSTVKAFPAADCRVVGNIDALVALDLHLYSDIFP; this is translated from the coding sequence ATGCGCGCAATGCCGCCGCTGAACTGGCCGTTCAAGGGCCACTCCATGTCATCCCCGGTGGAACCGGTCGCGTTCCACCTCCTGGAGCTGGACCTCCCCGCGGACGACTCTGACGACCAGCGCCAAGGCCCGCTCTGGCACCGGTGGAACCGGAAGCTCCAGTTCCACCTCACGCAAGAAATCCTCGCCGACCTCCTCCACCTCGACGACAAAGGCGCCTCCTCCGCAACCAGACTCCACGGGCCGGCGCTGCTATCGAAGGTGTGGAGCACGGTGAAAGCATTCCCGGCGGCAGACTGCAGGGTGGTGGGTAACATCGATGCGCTTGTGGCACTGGACCTGCAT